Genomic segment of Candidatus Methylomirabilota bacterium:
AGCGGCTTCATGCCGTGGCTCTACGCGCTGACCGGCCGCGCCCGCAAGCCCGCCCCGCAAGAGGGCACGCCGTGACGGGTTCCCGTTTCGCTTGCGGCCACTTCGCGCGTTTGAGACTATGCTCAACATGAGGGTGAGGGGAATCGTCGTCACGGTGGCTGTGCTGCTCGGGCTGTCGAGCGCGTCGCTCCGCGCCCAGACCTCGGTCGAGATCCACGCCCCCGCCCCCGAGAAGCCCCGGCAGTTCCAGATCGTCGAGCCCGGCCCCGCCACGCGCGAGGTCACCCGTCCCCGCGAGGCGGATTTCTACGGGAGCGACGTGCGGGTCCGGCACGAGCCGGCCTTCATCGAGCCCTTCGTGGGACAGACCCAGGGTGGAACCAAGTACGGACTGTCGGGCTGGACCTCGCCCTCGACTCCGGTCGGCAGCTACGTGGCCCAGTCGCCGTGGGGGTCGTCCGGCACTCCGGCGCTGGGTATCAGCGTGGTCTGGGACTCGGCGCCCACCGGGCCGCCCGCCCGCGTATCCGATCCCCGCTGAGCCGGCGACGTAGTGCCGCTGCTCAAGGGTAATCTCCACACCCACACGACGTTTTCGGACGGGCGCCTGCCCGCCGAGCAGGTCGTCGCCCGATATCGCGAGCTGGGCTATGACTTCCTGGCCCTCACGGACCACGACGACCGCATCGACGACGAGTACTGGTTCAAGCTGCCCACGTCGGACGATCGCATGCTGGTGCTGCCGGGAGTGGAGATCGACTATCGCCCGCTGGGCCAGCACGTGGGCAAGGTCACCGGGGACCGCGAGACCCTGTTCGTCCTGAACCACCCCGCGCGGTACTCCCTGACCGTGGAGCAGACTCTCCGGCGCATCCGGGCGATCACGCGGGACGGCATGCCCATCCACGCGGTCGAGGTCACCGACACCGGCACGTACCAGGCCGAGTACGACGTGGACACGATCCCGCTGCCGAAGGTGGCCACCGACGACGCGCATCGCGACGAGGACTTCGGCCGCGCCTGGATCGAGGTGGACGCGGTGCGGAATGCGGACGCCATCCTCCGCGCCATCAAGGCCGGACAGTTCACGATGAAGTTCCCGACGGACCGCGGATCGCTCTTCGGCCGAGTCTGGGGGCCCTGAGCCTCACTCCGCCGACTTCGCCCCGATGCTCCGCAGGAGCATCGGCACCAGCGCCGGCACCGCCTCGGTGCGAAGATCCGGCCGGCCCGAATGGAGCCACTGGACCACCACCTCGTTGAGCGCACCCAGCCATGCCAGCGTGGCCACGCGCGTGTCGACCGGCGGGATCGACCCCTCGGCGGCCGCCTCGTCGAGGTGGACCTGGATCAGCGCCGCGAAGCGACCGTGCACCTCCTGTCGCTTGCTCTGATACGCCGGACCGAGGCTCACCGACTCCAGCAGCAAAATCCTAGCGAGGTCCCGGTGTCGCGCGAAGGTCTCGAGCCCGGCGGTCACGGCCGCCTCCACCTTGCCGAGCGCGCCGTGAGCGCGGCCGA
This window contains:
- a CDS encoding PHP domain-containing protein, yielding MPLLKGNLHTHTTFSDGRLPAEQVVARYRELGYDFLALTDHDDRIDDEYWFKLPTSDDRMLVLPGVEIDYRPLGQHVGKVTGDRETLFVLNHPARYSLTVEQTLRRIRAITRDGMPIHAVEVTDTGTYQAEYDVDTIPLPKVATDDAHRDEDFGRAWIEVDAVRNADAILRAIKAGQFTMKFPTDRGSLFGRVWGP
- a CDS encoding TetR/AcrR family transcriptional regulator, which encodes MTRLATRDKILQAAREVFAEKGYHRALVDDIVRASQTSKGAVYHHFPNKEALFLALVDEFAGRLAESVASAIGRAHGALGKVEAAVTAGLETFARHRDLARILLLESVSLGPAYQSKRQEVHGRFAALIQVHLDEAAAEGSIPPVDTRVATLAWLGALNEVVVQWLHSGRPDLRTEAVPALVPMLLRSIGAKSAE